Proteins encoded within one genomic window of Haloimpatiens massiliensis:
- a CDS encoding QueT transporter family protein: protein MNSSKKVRGIVFASVIAAIYAVLTILLSFMSFGVVQYRIAEGLTVLPFITPYAIPGLTIGCLISNIISPVGTVDMVLGTFATLIAAITTYYIGKTNLRHKKLLAPLPAVISNAIIIGLMLKYLYIPDMPLWLISLEVAWGEALCCYGLGLPILAVFQKNPVLKKFIK from the coding sequence ATGAATTCATCAAAAAAAGTAAGAGGCATTGTATTTGCCTCAGTAATTGCTGCAATTTACGCAGTACTTACTATTTTATTATCATTTATGTCTTTTGGAGTAGTACAGTATAGAATTGCCGAAGGACTGACAGTTTTACCTTTTATAACTCCTTATGCTATTCCCGGATTAACTATTGGATGCCTAATATCCAATATAATTAGCCCTGTAGGCACGGTAGACATGGTTTTAGGTACCTTCGCCACATTAATTGCCGCTATAACTACCTATTATATAGGTAAAACTAATCTTAGACATAAAAAGCTTTTGGCACCATTGCCAGCGGTTATATCCAATGCTATAATTATAGGTCTTATGCTAAAATATCTATATATACCGGATATGCCACTATGGCTTATATCCCTAGAAGTCGCTTGGGGTGAAGCTCTTTGTTGTTATGGATTAGGCTTACCAATATTAGCAGTTTTCCAAAAGAATCCTGTACTAAAAAAATTTATTAAATAA
- a CDS encoding ABC transporter ATP-binding protein, which translates to MLQIKNLYKVFNKGTVNENTLFNNFNLTVEKEDFVSIIGSNGAGKSTLLNIVSGNIDITAGSITLRGSEISRLPEYKRTKQIGRVFQNPSLGVSPNMTILENMSMAYNKGNKFNLSFAINKKHINMFKEVLAKLNIGLENKLHNKVGLLSGGQRQALSLIMAVITKPKLLLLDEHTAAIDPKTSEIIMDITKEIVEKDRITTLMVTHNLNDAITMGNRLIMIHKGQVVMDIKGNEKKNLTADKLLREFEKLENSISDNMLFS; encoded by the coding sequence TTGCTTCAGATAAAGAATCTATACAAAGTATTTAATAAAGGGACGGTTAATGAGAATACATTGTTTAATAATTTTAATTTAACTGTAGAAAAGGAAGATTTTGTAAGCATAATAGGAAGTAATGGTGCAGGTAAATCTACTCTTTTAAATATTGTATCTGGAAATATAGATATAACTGCAGGTTCTATAACATTGAGAGGCTCAGAAATTTCTAGATTGCCTGAATATAAAAGAACTAAACAAATAGGAAGAGTATTTCAAAATCCTTCATTAGGTGTGTCGCCAAATATGACCATATTAGAAAACATGTCCATGGCGTATAATAAAGGAAATAAATTCAATTTATCCTTTGCTATAAATAAGAAACATATAAATATGTTTAAGGAAGTTCTTGCAAAATTGAATATTGGTCTAGAAAATAAGCTACATAATAAAGTGGGACTTTTATCTGGTGGTCAAAGACAAGCTCTTTCTCTTATAATGGCGGTAATAACAAAACCTAAACTTTTATTATTAGATGAGCATACAGCAGCTATAGATCCAAAAACCTCAGAGATAATTATGGATATAACAAAGGAGATAGTAGAAAAAGATAGAATAACTACTTTAATGGTAACTCATAATTTAAATGATGCCATAACAATGGGGAATAGGCTTATTATGATCCATAAGGGCCAAGTAGTTATGGATATAAAGGGAAATGAAAAGAAAAATTTAACTGCAGACAAGCTACTAAGGGAATTTGAAAAACTCGAAAATTCTATAAGTGACAATATGTTATTTTCGTAG
- a CDS encoding ABC transporter permease → MDFLINVLEQGLIFSIAAIGVYITYKILDFPDLSVEGTFPLGAAIAAVGILKGINPFLACILATLGGVAAGAITGILHVKFKITNLLSGILVMISLYSINLRIMEKSNIPLFGQKTIFNLSLAPIFIILILAVVIKLLVDLFLKTKLGFILRVTGDNEQLVTSLGVNKDFIKVVGLMISNGLVSLCGAVTAQYQGFSDVGMGTGIVVMGLASVIMGESILKKFNFVKGSSMAILGAVLYKAVIALALKLGLPPTDLKLITAVIVVIALSLNNINNRSLGSAFGLTKIFKSKKGGASIASDKESIQSI, encoded by the coding sequence ATGGACTTTTTGATAAATGTTTTAGAACAAGGACTTATCTTTTCCATAGCCGCCATAGGTGTTTACATAACATATAAGATTTTAGATTTCCCAGACCTTTCTGTAGAGGGAACTTTTCCTTTAGGAGCAGCCATAGCAGCAGTAGGTATTCTTAAAGGGATAAATCCATTTTTAGCTTGTATTTTAGCTACTTTAGGTGGAGTTGCAGCAGGTGCTATTACAGGTATACTTCATGTTAAGTTTAAAATTACCAATCTTTTATCTGGAATACTTGTGATGATATCTCTTTATTCTATAAATTTAAGAATAATGGAGAAATCTAATATTCCTTTGTTTGGGCAAAAAACTATATTTAATTTATCCTTGGCACCAATATTTATAATTTTAATATTGGCAGTAGTAATTAAATTGCTAGTGGATTTATTTTTAAAAACTAAATTAGGATTTATTTTGAGAGTTACAGGGGATAATGAACAATTAGTAACTTCATTAGGGGTAAATAAGGACTTTATTAAGGTTGTAGGACTTATGATTTCAAATGGACTAGTATCCCTATGTGGAGCTGTTACTGCTCAATATCAGGGGTTTTCAGATGTAGGTATGGGTACAGGCATTGTGGTTATGGGACTAGCTTCAGTTATTATGGGAGAATCAATTTTAAAAAAATTTAATTTTGTAAAAGGAAGTAGTATGGCAATACTAGGAGCAGTTCTGTATAAAGCAGTAATAGCATTAGCATTAAAACTAGGGCTTCCACCTACAGATTTAAAATTAATTACAGCTGTTATTGTAGTAATAGCTTTATCTCTTAATAATATCAATAATAGAAGTTTAGGCTCAGCATTTGGTTTAACAAAAATATTTAAATCTAAAAAAGGAGGTGCATCCATTGCTTCAGATAAAGAATCTATACAAAGTATTTAA
- a CDS encoding ABC transporter substrate-binding protein, whose protein sequence is MVGKKKLSCLIALLMSSLFLGGCNNIVASQSQKTLKDKKIINIGISQFVEHPALESARKGFMDALKSKGYEENKNIKVDFQNAQGDMATAQTIAQNFASKDEDLIFAIATPCAQSAFNVIKEKPILITAVTDPVQSGLVKSLEKPSTNVTGTSDNVSIDKQLQLIKEMIPQAKTIGVVYNTSEKNSELQVENMKKAAQEFGFNIKTSGVTNVNEVAQSLNSLVGKIDVLYVPTDNTVVSSMPLVVNECYKRNIPIIGAESAHVKAGAVATNGIDYYKLGFQTGIMAVDVIEGKKVAEMPVQTSKDTNTVINKDACKKLNISIPKDIEEKAQIITGGVQ, encoded by the coding sequence ATGGTAGGAAAGAAAAAACTTTCATGTCTTATAGCTCTTTTGATGAGCTCATTATTTTTAGGCGGATGCAACAATATAGTAGCATCTCAATCACAAAAAACTTTAAAGGATAAAAAGATTATAAACATTGGCATTTCTCAGTTTGTAGAACATCCAGCTTTGGAATCCGCTAGAAAAGGATTTATGGATGCATTGAAATCCAAAGGATATGAAGAAAATAAGAATATAAAAGTGGATTTTCAAAATGCTCAAGGGGATATGGCAACGGCCCAAACTATAGCACAGAATTTTGCATCTAAAGATGAAGATTTAATCTTTGCAATTGCAACGCCATGTGCACAATCAGCATTTAATGTTATAAAAGAAAAACCTATATTAATAACTGCAGTTACAGACCCAGTACAATCTGGATTAGTGAAGTCTTTAGAGAAGCCTTCAACAAATGTAACTGGTACTTCTGACAATGTATCTATAGATAAGCAGCTACAGCTTATAAAAGAGATGATTCCTCAGGCAAAAACTATTGGTGTTGTATACAATACTAGCGAGAAGAATTCAGAACTTCAAGTGGAAAATATGAAAAAAGCTGCACAAGAATTTGGATTTAATATTAAGACATCAGGCGTAACTAATGTAAATGAAGTGGCTCAATCACTAAATTCTTTAGTTGGAAAGATAGATGTTTTATATGTTCCTACAGATAATACAGTGGTTTCTTCTATGCCTTTAGTGGTAAATGAATGTTATAAAAGAAATATTCCTATTATAGGAGCAGAAAGTGCTCATGTTAAGGCAGGAGCTGTAGCTACTAATGGTATAGATTATTATAAATTAGGCTTTCAAACAGGAATTATGGCAGTGGACGTTATAGAGGGAAAAAAGGTAGCAGAAATGCCTGTACAAACCTCTAAAGACACTAATACTGTAATAAATAAGGATGCTTGTAAAAAACTCAATATAAGTATACCTAAAGATATTGAAGAGAAGGCACAAATAATTACGGGAGGTGTACAATAA
- a CDS encoding HutP family protein: protein MNLDSMDVAKAAIEMSISKREEEKELEDRFRKKDILTTAVNIGGNINNTMSKIIERALVASKKGGLIPENAHLYDGAVIGATKEALIQVLQKASGLNVGGKIGIARSGEHLCVTIFMSIGLLHLNEIAIGLGHRAIPKEKITISKI, encoded by the coding sequence ATGAATTTAGATAGTATGGATGTGGCAAAGGCAGCTATTGAAATGAGTATATCTAAAAGGGAAGAAGAAAAAGAATTGGAAGATAGATTTAGAAAAAAGGATATATTAACTACAGCTGTAAATATTGGTGGTAATATAAATAACACCATGTCTAAAATTATAGAAAGGGCGCTTGTGGCTTCTAAAAAGGGTGGCTTGATCCCAGAGAATGCTCATCTATATGATGGGGCAGTAATAGGTGCTACCAAGGAGGCGTTGATTCAAGTACTCCAAAAGGCTAGTGGATTAAATGTTGGAGGTAAGATAGGCATAGCAAGAAGTGGAGAACATTTATGTGTAACTATATTTATGAGTATAGGACTTCTGCATTTAAATGAAATAGCTATAGGACTTGGACATAGAGCCATACCAAAAGAAAAAATCACAATTTCCAAAATATAA
- a CDS encoding L,D-transpeptidase family protein, whose translation MNRFKKFFVFIIIMLIIILAFFIFFKKNSEKVSGINIKGYDSKKPIVIVVDLETNTLGVFQNDKLLKTYTVAGGKPSTPSPIGTWTIISKDTWGEGFGGRWMGFNVPWGKYGIHGTDKPGSIGWSSSHGCIRMRNNDVKELYKITPHGTKVIINGGPYGNFGSYLRPLEPGMRGSDVYEVQKYLKEKGYYNGNPDGIYGEGMKAIVHKFQKDNKLSISNTINSAFYKKLGIELKE comes from the coding sequence GTGAATAGATTTAAAAAATTTTTTGTATTTATAATTATAATGCTAATTATAATTTTAGCTTTTTTTATATTTTTCAAGAAAAATTCTGAAAAAGTTTCTGGTATAAATATAAAAGGCTATGACTCTAAAAAACCCATAGTTATAGTAGTAGATTTGGAAACTAACACTTTAGGGGTTTTCCAAAATGACAAATTATTGAAAACCTATACAGTAGCTGGTGGTAAACCTTCTACTCCCTCTCCTATAGGAACCTGGACCATCATAAGTAAAGACACTTGGGGAGAAGGTTTCGGTGGAAGATGGATGGGTTTTAATGTTCCCTGGGGTAAATATGGAATACATGGTACCGATAAGCCCGGTTCTATAGGCTGGAGTTCGTCCCACGGCTGCATAAGAATGAGAAATAACGATGTTAAGGAGCTTTATAAAATAACTCCTCATGGTACTAAAGTTATAATTAATGGTGGTCCCTATGGAAATTTTGGTTCTTATTTACGACCTCTAGAACCTGGCATGAGAGGCTCCGATGTGTACGAAGTTCAAAAGTATTTAAAAGAAAAAGGATACTATAATGGAAATCCTGATGGAATTTATGGTGAGGGAATGAAAGCAATAGTCCATAAATTTCAAAAGGATAATAAACTCTCTATATCCAACACCATAAATTCTGCATTTTATAAAAAATTAGGAATAGAACTTAAGGAGTAA
- a CDS encoding ABC transporter permease gives MKNYSHISYRYLENNRKRSILTCIGIILSVALICAMGTLVVSYRENDMERTKREIGNFHVVFEGISEEKLRKIKSHLDSEKVGVLREIGKSKIYEANPKDINVKGMPIYKYIDIVSYDKKAMEMLPLSLKEGNLPKNENEIAIEQWALEYISNNPKVGDKITLPLGEFTKKNTEGSTMDNEEESLEEDFGDGSNYKYDEKEKRTFILSGIIDSKFYSQYNTRAKAITIPILDRSLKSKYNAYVYVNAKKNIEKYIDEVKLDMFLSGNNENMKVDFNYVLLNFEGRGIDKDYNKTIFLIAAFIIFIIIISTIMVIYNIFQMSVMDRIRQVGILRSIGATPKQIRKIVYKEAGVLSFISIPIGLLSGVIAMYIVFYIIKKILFGTKALEFKVVVSPYVFIISTAIALITIYVSCVKPAFMASKVSPLDAIKSNFRTKTKRVKKVRANILIKNIFKVEGEIAYKNIKKNKRRFLVTISSTIISIVLFIVFSFIMSIGNTVDSVKKQSYRDYELMKIPESNKNSGFSKKDYMSIQNIKGVEKIYRIFGSRDYEISVHKELITPEYRRILNSRNGQTSKEKNESIPLFLKGYDSEQLELCKNKLLKGSVSEEDINNENGVLLIQNGSISNPKSNKISVINFTNFKVGDEIEIFKTSGAGKEKVNKKLKVLGILQGAPIGDAKSDNGEIYAITTEELFKDITEDETFYSMHILVDEKADRKNITEKLKMFADESKRINLLDTKETLENKKKQSLIVGIFLYGFVAVITLISSLNIINTIGTNLILRKRELAALQAIGMTSRQINKMIYLEGGLYGIISSILGGVIGTVLTYVLDRILGEVREIKWSVPWKYIIIAAAGAIAISLLSAYFPLNRIKKESIIDNIRMEE, from the coding sequence GTGAAAAATTATTCTCACATATCATATAGATATCTAGAAAATAATAGAAAGAGAAGCATTTTAACCTGTATAGGAATAATTCTTTCTGTAGCCTTAATATGTGCAATGGGAACTTTGGTAGTGAGTTATAGGGAAAATGATATGGAGCGTACTAAAAGAGAAATAGGAAATTTTCATGTGGTATTTGAAGGGATAAGTGAGGAGAAGCTTAGAAAGATAAAAAGCCACTTAGATAGTGAAAAAGTTGGTGTATTAAGAGAAATAGGTAAGAGCAAGATATATGAAGCTAATCCCAAGGATATAAATGTAAAAGGTATGCCCATTTACAAGTATATAGATATAGTATCTTATGATAAAAAGGCTATGGAGATGCTTCCACTATCTTTAAAGGAAGGAAATTTGCCTAAAAATGAAAATGAAATTGCCATAGAGCAATGGGCTTTAGAGTACATTTCTAACAATCCAAAGGTTGGAGATAAGATAACTTTGCCTTTGGGAGAGTTTACTAAAAAAAATACAGAAGGCAGTACAATGGATAATGAGGAAGAGTCTTTAGAAGAAGATTTTGGTGATGGTTCAAACTATAAATATGATGAGAAAGAAAAAAGAACTTTTATTCTATCAGGTATAATAGATAGTAAATTTTATTCCCAATACAATACAAGAGCTAAGGCTATAACAATTCCAATTTTAGATAGAAGTTTGAAAAGTAAGTATAATGCATATGTGTATGTAAATGCAAAAAAGAATATAGAAAAATATATTGATGAAGTTAAATTAGATATGTTTTTAAGTGGTAATAATGAAAATATGAAAGTAGATTTCAATTATGTTTTATTAAATTTTGAGGGAAGAGGAATAGATAAAGATTATAATAAAACTATATTTTTAATAGCTGCATTTATAATTTTTATAATAATTATCAGTACTATAATGGTTATTTATAATATTTTTCAAATGTCTGTGATGGATAGGATAAGACAAGTAGGAATACTGAGGTCTATTGGAGCTACTCCTAAACAAATAAGAAAAATTGTATATAAGGAAGCTGGAGTATTAAGCTTTATATCTATACCTATAGGTCTTCTAAGTGGAGTTATAGCTATGTATATAGTTTTCTATATTATTAAAAAAATATTATTTGGGACTAAAGCTTTAGAATTTAAAGTTGTAGTATCACCCTATGTATTTATAATAAGTACAGCTATAGCATTAATTACTATTTATGTATCTTGTGTTAAGCCAGCATTTATGGCATCAAAAGTATCACCATTGGATGCTATAAAAAGCAACTTTAGAACAAAAACTAAAAGAGTTAAAAAAGTAAGAGCTAATATATTAATAAAAAATATATTTAAAGTAGAAGGAGAGATAGCATATAAAAACATAAAGAAGAATAAGAGAAGGTTCTTAGTAACTATAAGTTCTACAATTATAAGTATAGTACTTTTTATAGTTTTTAGTTTTATAATGTCTATAGGAAATACAGTTGATTCAGTAAAAAAGCAATCGTATAGAGATTATGAGTTAATGAAAATTCCTGAGTCTAATAAAAACTCTGGTTTTTCTAAAAAAGATTACATGTCTATCCAAAACATAAAGGGTGTAGAAAAGATATATAGAATATTTGGAAGTAGAGATTATGAAATTTCTGTTCATAAGGAATTAATAACTCCAGAGTATAGAAGAATATTAAATTCACGAAATGGACAAACTTCAAAAGAAAAAAATGAAAGTATACCGTTATTTTTAAAAGGATATGATAGCGAGCAATTAGAATTGTGCAAGAATAAACTTTTAAAGGGTAGTGTAAGTGAAGAAGATATAAATAATGAAAATGGGGTATTGTTGATTCAAAATGGCAGTATTTCTAACCCTAAAAGTAATAAAATATCAGTTATAAATTTTACAAACTTTAAAGTGGGTGATGAAATTGAAATATTCAAAACATCTGGTGCAGGGAAGGAAAAAGTTAATAAAAAGTTAAAAGTTCTTGGAATATTGCAAGGAGCACCTATTGGAGATGCTAAATCTGATAATGGTGAAATTTATGCTATAACCACAGAAGAGTTATTTAAAGATATAACTGAAGATGAAACTTTTTATTCTATGCACATATTGGTAGATGAAAAAGCAGATAGAAAAAATATAACAGAGAAATTGAAAATGTTTGCAGATGAAAGTAAAAGAATTAATCTATTAGATACCAAAGAAACGTTAGAAAATAAAAAAAAGCAATCCTTAATAGTAGGTATATTTTTATATGGATTTGTGGCGGTAATAACTTTAATATCTTCTTTAAATATAATAAATACAATAGGAACAAATTTGATTCTTAGAAAAAGAGAATTAGCGGCGCTACAAGCCATTGGTATGACCAGCAGACAGATAAATAAAATGATATACCTAGAGGGAGGTCTTTATGGAATAATAAGCTCTATACTTGGGGGAGTAATAGGTACAGTGTTAACTTATGTGCTGGACAGAATATTAGGTGAAGTTAGAGAAATTAAGTGGTCAGTGCCATGGAAATATATAATTATAGCTGCTGCAGGAGCAATTGCTATTTCGTTATTATCTGCATATTTTCCACTAAATAGAATAAAGAAGGAGAGTATTATTGATAATATAAGGATGGAGGAGTAA
- a CDS encoding ABC transporter permease, whose amino-acid sequence MKSYLDITKRYLKNQKKRTILTSVGIILSVALICAVGTLLVSFKQSEIESVKKDEANYHVKFGNIDYNEIKKIKAHMDTEKIGIVGDLGESKIYEATKEEVEEEQIPKYKYIEIEEVDKEALDMLPTKLKEGRLPKNSNEIAIQQWALEYLPKGTKIGDKITLDLGRFLEKENASKKEEEKKAERKYKEGIKKDFILTGIIEDKYYSQYNEAARGITFIDKYKKDGKYNVYTQVNEKKDIKKYVSEVKGNLSLSKSEKDNLNVEYNSYLLTLEGRGLNDVTNDALIEIVAFVIFIIVICTILVIYNIFQISVIERIKQFGILRSMGATPKQIRRVVFKEAAVLSLVSIPIGLVSGIFAMKILFIVITKILGDMIEIEFITVVSPKVLVISSLVALVTVYISSIKPALTASKISPLEAIRNNLGKKKGKIRRVKSNLLVKKVFKVEGEIAYKNIKINRKRFVVTISSMVISIVLFIVFGSMMSFGEEFSKFKEFSYQDYSLSKQATKNKGFSNKDYEKVKSIKGVNKVHRLFIGQNYSTEIPKEKVNEIYIKSLSEDLPNENKKAKNIKVVTEFRGFDSEQLKLCKEKLISGEINEESMNKERGVLIVQNSVVYDGKAKKTSMINISNLKVGDEIKIGEDKGENSNINNKVKVVGILKESPIGKFVPDGAMYVIATENLFKEIGKDNSFHYMDIILDKNADRESVTKSLKEFTKGDKRISLADTKEMLEGMRRTNLTMKISLYGFVSVIALISSLNIVNTISTNLMLRKREIAALEAIGMTGKQVKKMVYLEGVLYGIISAIIGSLIGSGLSYYLGKMIGNVRGFQWTIPWNFIIVAIVGCMLIALISSYFPLRRIKNESLIDNIRMEE is encoded by the coding sequence ATGAAGAGTTATTTAGACATAACTAAGAGGTATCTTAAAAATCAAAAGAAGAGGACTATACTTACATCTGTAGGGATAATACTTTCAGTAGCTTTAATATGTGCAGTAGGAACTCTTTTAGTTAGCTTTAAACAAAGTGAAATAGAATCTGTTAAAAAGGATGAGGCTAACTATCATGTAAAGTTTGGGAATATAGATTATAATGAAATTAAAAAGATAAAAGCTCATATGGATACAGAAAAAATTGGTATTGTAGGGGATTTGGGCGAGAGTAAAATTTATGAGGCTACAAAGGAGGAAGTCGAGGAAGAACAAATACCTAAATATAAGTATATAGAAATTGAGGAAGTGGATAAGGAAGCATTGGACATGTTACCTACTAAATTAAAAGAGGGAAGGCTTCCTAAAAATTCTAATGAAATTGCCATACAGCAGTGGGCTTTAGAATATCTTCCAAAGGGTACAAAGATAGGAGATAAGATAACGTTAGATTTAGGTCGATTTCTTGAAAAAGAAAATGCTTCTAAGAAGGAAGAAGAGAAAAAAGCAGAAAGAAAATATAAAGAGGGAATTAAAAAAGATTTTATATTAACTGGTATAATAGAGGATAAATATTATTCACAATACAATGAAGCTGCTAGAGGAATAACTTTTATTGATAAATATAAAAAAGATGGAAAATATAATGTATACACTCAAGTAAACGAGAAGAAGGATATTAAAAAATACGTAAGTGAGGTTAAGGGGAACTTATCTTTATCTAAGAGTGAAAAAGATAATCTAAATGTAGAATATAATAGTTATTTATTGACTTTAGAAGGAAGAGGTTTGAATGATGTCACCAATGACGCTTTAATAGAAATAGTTGCTTTTGTGATTTTTATAATAGTTATATGTACCATATTAGTTATATATAATATTTTTCAAATATCTGTTATAGAGAGAATAAAACAATTTGGTATATTGCGATCTATGGGAGCTACACCTAAACAAATAAGAAGGGTTGTTTTTAAAGAAGCAGCAGTTTTAAGTTTGGTATCTATTCCTATAGGACTTGTAAGTGGAATATTTGCAATGAAAATATTATTTATAGTAATTACAAAAATTTTAGGAGATATGATAGAAATAGAATTTATAACAGTGGTATCACCTAAGGTATTGGTTATAAGTTCATTAGTTGCATTAGTAACTGTATATATATCATCAATTAAGCCAGCTTTAACCGCTTCTAAAATATCACCATTAGAGGCTATAAGAAATAACTTAGGTAAGAAAAAAGGAAAAATAAGAAGAGTAAAAAGTAACTTATTAGTAAAGAAAGTATTTAAAGTAGAAGGCGAAATAGCTTATAAAAATATAAAAATAAACAGAAAAAGATTTGTAGTTACCATAAGTTCTATGGTTATAAGTATAGTTTTATTTATAGTGTTTGGTAGTATGATGAGTTTTGGTGAAGAGTTTAGTAAGTTTAAAGAATTTTCTTATCAAGATTATAGTTTAAGCAAACAAGCTACAAAAAATAAAGGTTTTTCAAATAAGGATTATGAAAAAGTTAAAAGTATAAAAGGAGTAAATAAAGTACACAGACTGTTTATAGGGCAAAATTATTCTACAGAAATTCCAAAGGAAAAGGTAAATGAAATTTATATAAAAAGCTTATCTGAAGATTTACCAAATGAAAATAAAAAAGCAAAAAATATTAAAGTAGTTACAGAATTTAGGGGATTCGATAGTGAACAGCTAAAGCTTTGCAAGGAAAAGCTTATTAGTGGAGAAATAAATGAAGAATCAATGAATAAAGAAAGAGGAGTATTAATAGTACAAAATTCAGTGGTATATGATGGAAAAGCTAAAAAAACTTCTATGATTAATATTTCAAATTTAAAGGTTGGAGATGAAATAAAAATAGGAGAAGATAAAGGGGAAAATTCAAATATTAATAATAAGGTAAAGGTAGTTGGAATACTAAAAGAGAGTCCTATAGGTAAGTTTGTACCAGACGGAGCTATGTATGTAATAGCTACAGAAAATTTATTTAAGGAAATTGGAAAAGATAATAGTTTTCATTATATGGACATAATTTTAGATAAAAATGCTGATAGGGAAAGTGTTACAAAAAGCCTTAAGGAATTTACTAAAGGGGATAAAAGAATATCTCTTGCGGATACTAAAGAGATGTTAGAAGGTATGAGAAGAACAAATTTAACAATGAAAATATCCTTATATGGTTTTGTATCTGTTATAGCATTAATAAGTAGCTTAAATATAGTAAATACAATAAGTACCAATTTAATGCTTAGAAAAAGAGAAATTGCCGCATTAGAAGCTATAGGAATGACAGGAAAACAAGTAAAGAAGATGGTTTATTTAGAAGGAGTTCTTTATGGCATTATAAGTGCTATAATAGGATCTTTAATAGGAAGTGGACTAAGTTATTATTTAGGAAAAATGATTGGAAATGTGAGAGGGTTCCAATGGACAATACCTTGGAATTTTATAATTGTGGCTATAGTAGGCTGTATGCTCATTGCACTAATTTCATCCTACTTCCCTCTTAGACGTATAAAAAATGAAAGTTTAATTGACAATATAAGGATGGAAGAGTAA
- a CDS encoding ABC transporter ATP-binding protein produces the protein MEILKTTGLTKTYGRGEIKVEALKEVNISINKGEFVAVVGASGSGKSTLLHMLGGVDKPTSGEIVIDGVNISKLKEEQLAIFRRRKVGFIFQFYNLIPVLTAEENMVMPLLLDYKKPDEKYMNELIEILGLRDRLDHLPSQLSGGQQQRVSIGRALVYKPSIILADEPTGNLDSKNSKEIIELLKFSVRKYNQTLIIITHDLNIASQADRIIHMEDGVIVKDEVIR, from the coding sequence ATGGAGATTTTAAAAACTACCGGTCTTACTAAGACATATGGAAGAGGAGAAATAAAGGTAGAAGCTTTGAAAGAAGTTAACATATCTATAAATAAAGGGGAATTTGTGGCAGTGGTAGGAGCTAGTGGATCGGGGAAGAGTACTTTGCTTCACATGCTTGGAGGTGTAGATAAACCAACCTCTGGAGAAATTGTTATAGATGGGGTTAATATTTCTAAACTTAAAGAAGAACAATTGGCTATATTTAGAAGAAGAAAAGTTGGATTTATATTTCAATTTTATAATTTGATACCAGTTTTGACAGCAGAAGAAAATATGGTGATGCCACTTCTACTAGATTATAAAAAGCCAGATGAAAAATATATGAATGAACTAATAGAGATATTGGGATTAAGGGATAGATTAGATCACTTACCATCACAATTATCAGGAGGTCAACAACAGAGAGTATCCATAGGGAGAGCATTAGTTTATAAACCTTCCATAATACTTGCAGATGAGCCTACTGGAAATTTGGATAGTAAAAATTCTAAGGAAATTATTGAGCTTTTAAAGTTTTCTGTAAGAAAATACAATCAAACTCTTATAATCATAACTCATGATTTAAATATAGCTTCTCAAGCAGATAGAATTATTCATATGGAGGATGGAGTTATAGTTAAGGATGAGGTGATAAGATAA